One Deltaproteobacteria bacterium genomic window, CTCAGTGCAATAAACCGGAGTTTGCCCGGCAGCGGCGCCGGCAGGCGCCCGGAAGGTTTTCCCCGATGATGAAGATAAGCAGGACCCTCTTGCCTTACGTCTCCAGGGATACGCCGCGCAACGAGCGCCTCAGGGCGGCCAGGGCGCTCGTGCCCATGAGCCTCGAGGAGAGGCTCACGGCGCTGTGCGTCCTCGCCCGCGACGGCGACGACGAGGTGAGACGCGAGGCGCGCAACACGCTGGCCGCCGTGCCGGAGGCCGTGCTCGCCTCGGCGCTCGAGGACGGAGGGCTCGATCCCGAGGTGGCGTCGATGCTGAGAGAGCTCCACGGCGGGCTTGCCGCCGGCGGCGCCGCGGCGCCCGGGGGGCCGGCGGACGGGACGCCGGGACGGGGGGAGAAGGCCGGCGACGCCGGGAAGGGCGGAAGCGACGCTCCCAGGGAGCTCACCCTCCAGAAGGAGCACCTCTCCGACGAAGAGCTTCGCAACGTCTACAAGCTCGTGGGCTCTCTCTCCATGGCCGAGAAGATAAAGCTCGCCATGACGGGCAACAAGGAGGCGAGAGAGCTTCTCATAAAGGACTCGAACAAGATGGTGGCGCTGAGCGTGCTCAAGAACCCCCGCATAACCGACCAGGAGATACTGAGGGTGGCGTCCGACAAGAGCGCTTCCGACGACGTGCTCAGGGCCATCGCAAGGACCAAGGAGTGGCTCAAGAGCTACCCCATAAAACACGCGCTGGTGCTCAATCCCAAGACACCGCCGCATATAGCCATGAAGCTTGTGGACCACCTCTACGAGAAGGACCTTGCCAAGCTCGCCAAGAGCCGCAACGTGCCTGGCATAGTGGCGGCTACGGCGAGGAGGAGGCTTGAGGCGAAGAAGCACTGAGGCGCCGCTCGGCGTCCATGTATCCATAGCCGGCGGCGTCCACAGGGCCGTGGAGAGGGCGGAGGGGCTCGGCTGCGACGCCTTCCAGCTCTTCGGCCGCAACCCCAGGGCCTGGACCTTCGGCGAGCCGCCGCAAGAGGAGATCGCGGCCTTCAGGGAGGCCCGCGCCAGAGGGGGCCTCAGGGTGGCGGCCCTGCACACCTCCTACCTCATAAACCTCTGCTCACCGGAGCAGACCTTCTTCGAGCGTTCGGCAAGGCTCCTGGCAAGCGAGCTCGGGACGGCGGCCGCCCTGGGCTGCGAGTTCGTGGTCACTCACCTGGGAAGCCACAAGGGGGCGGGCGTCGATTTCGCCGTCGGGCGCTGTGTGGAGGCCGTAAGGCGCGCAGTCGACGCGGCAGGCGACGGCGGCGCCGGGGGGCCGCTGCTGCTCGTGGAGAACACGGCGGGCTCGGGCACGCAGATGGGCGGGCCGCTGCGCGAGATCGGACGGGTCATCGAGGAGCTCGAGAGGGTCGGTGTGGAGGCGGGCCTCTGTCTCGACACCTGCCACGCCTGGGCGGCGGGCTATCCCCTGAAGACGGGCGAAGACGCCGAGAGGCTGGCCGGCGAGATAGAGGCGGCCATGGGGCTTGAAAGGGTGGCGCTCGCGCACCTCAACGACTCGAAGGGGGAACTCGGCTCCCGCCTCGACCGCCACGAACACATAGGCAGGGGCGCCATCGGCGAAGAAGGGCTGCGCGCCTTCCTCGAACATCCCTTCTTCGGCGGAGTGCCGCTGGTGCTGGAGACGCCGAAGAAGGACGAAGACGACGACAGGCGCAACCTCGAAACCGTAAGGGAGTTGCGCGGGAGACGGTCATGAGGGTCATCATAATAGGGGCGGGCGTTGTCGGCTACACAATAGCCAAAAAGCTCTCGCTCGAGGGCCAGGACGTGGTCCTCATCGAGAAGGACGAGAAACGTGTGAGGGAGATACAGGAGAGTCTCGACGCCCGCATAGTCCAGGGCAGCGGATCGAGCCCCAGGGTGCTCGTGGACGCCGGGATCGAGCGGGCCGAGATGGTCATCGCCGTCACCGACAGCGACGAGGTGAACATGATCGCAAGCCTCATCGCCGGCACCCAGACGCGGGTGCCCAAGATGATAGCCCGCATCAGAAACCCCGAGTACACGAGCTACACCAAGATCTTCGAGCGCGAGTACCTGGGGCTCGACCTCAACATAAACCCCGAGAAGGTGGCGGCCGAGAGGGTGCTGCGCATCATAGAGTTCCCCGGCGCCGTCGACGTGGTCGACTTCGTGGACGGCCGCCTCAAGCTCGTGGGCTGCCGCATCTCCGAGCGGTGGGAGCACCCGGACAAGACGCTGCGCGAGCTCAACGCCATCGGCCCGGAGGAGAAGATCCGCGTCGTGGCCGTCTACCGGGGAAGCGAGACCATAATTCCAAGGGGCGATACGGTGCTCATGCCCGGCGACCTCGTCTTCTCGGTGGCCTACGCCGACGAGGCTCACGGCCTTCTCGACATACTGGGCGCCTCGGGAAAGAACGGCCACAAGCTCTTCATCGTCGGCGGGGGTGACGTGGGCTACTATATCGCCGCCGCCATGGAGTCCACGGGTTACCAGGTCAAGATAGTGGAGCGCGACGAGCGCAGGTGCGCCTTCCTGGCCGAGAACCTCGACAGGACCATAGTCATCGCCGGCGACGGCACGGACCAGGACCTGCTCATGGAGGAGAACGTCTCCGATGCGAGCACCTTCATAGCCGTGACAAACGACGAGGAGGCCAACATCCTGACCTCCCTTCTCGCCAAGCGCCTGGGAAGCAGACGGTGCATAACGCTCATAGACAAGCCCGAGTACCTCTCCATGGTATCGACCATCGGCATCGACGTGGCCGTCTCGCCCAGGCTCTGCTCGGTGAGCGGCATACTCCAGTACGTGCGCCGCGGCAAGATACTCTCGGTCACGGCCCTCATGGAAGAGCGCGTCGAGGCCATCGAGACGGTGGCCATGGAGACTTCCGACATCGTGGGCAGACCCATAAGGGAGATAAGGTTCCCGCGGGGCGCCATAATCGGCGCCGTCGTGCGCGACGACGAGATAATCATGCCAGGCGGCGACACGGTCATAGCACCGGGGGACAAGGTCGTCATCTTCGCCCTGAGAAAGACCATAGCCAAGGTCGAAAAGATGCTCATGGTCAAGCCGGAGTTCTTTTAGGGAAACCCTGATTTGTTGCGCCGGGGAAAGCTTTCGGAGACGGCGGCGGGCTTTCCGGGGCGGCATGCCGGCGTCGGTGATCGATGAGACTTCGCGTAGTGCTTTACATAGTGGGCGTCATAAACATCTTCGTCGCCCTGGCCATGCTTGCGCCGCTCCTTGTGGCCGTCGTCTACAACGACGGCGACGCTCAGGCCTTCGTCAAGTCCTGCGTCGTCTCCGGCGCGCTCGGCGCGGCGCTCTTTGTCGCCTTCAGGGGGGGGCCGGTCGAGGTGGGTCACCGCGAGGGCTTCGTCATAGTGGCGCTCTCGTGGATAAGCACCGTGCTGGTGAGCTCGCTGCCCTTCGTCTTCTCCGGCGTCTTCCCCAGCTTCGTCGATTCGCTCTTCGAGACCACCTCGGGGATCACCACGACCGGGGCCTCGGTGGTGAGCCACATCGAGGGGCTTCCCCACGGCATCCTCTTCTGGCGGAGCATGACGCACTGGCTCGGCGGCATAGGGATAGTCGTACTGAGTCTCGCCGTCCTGCCCCTTCTGGGCATCGGCGGCATGCAGCTCTACAAGAGCGAGGCCAGCGTCGTCTCGGCCGAGAAGTTCGCCCCCAGGGTGAAGGAGATGGCCCGCATAATAGTGATCGTCTACCTCGTCCTCTCCTTTGCGCTCCTCGTCTTCCTCGTCATGGCCGGCATGGGCATCTTCGACGCCTTCATACACACCTTCGGCACCATAGCAACGGGCGGCTACTCGGACAAGAACATAAGCGTGGAGTACTTCAACAACCCCCACATAGAGGCCGTCATCATCGTCTTCATGGTCGTCGGCGCCACCAACTTCTCGCTCCACTACCGCTTCTTCCACGAGGGCTACCGCGTCTACACGAGGGACGACGAGTTCAGGTTCTACGTCACGGTCATGGCCGTGGCCACCCTCGTCGTCACCTTCGACATCGCCGGCGCGCGCTTCGAGGGCTTTTTCACGGCCCTGCGCCACGGCCTCTTCCAGGTGGTCTCCATAATGACGACCACGGGCTACAGCACCGACGACTTCGGCTCCTGGCCCTTCCTCTCGCAGATGGTCCTCTTCTCGCTCATGTTCTTCGGCGGCTCGGCGGGCTCCACCACCGGCGCCATAAAGTGCATACGGCTCGTGCTGCTCGTCAAGATCGGCTACCGTGAGATTTACAGGCTCATACACCCCCACGCCGTGGCGCCGGTCAAGCTGGGCGGCAAGGTCATCCCGCCCGAGGTGGTGAGCGCCGTCATGGGCTTCACCTTCCTCTACATAACGGTCTTCATGGTGACATCGCTTCTGCTCACGGCCCTGGGCCTTGACATCCTGACGGCCATATCGTCGTCGGCCGCCACGCTCGGCAACATCGGCCCCGGCCTTGCGGCCGCGGGGCCGGCCTCGAACTACGCAGCCGTGCCGGAGCCGGGCAAGTGGCTGCTCATATTCAACATGCTGCTCGGAAGGCTCGAGCTCTACACGCTGCTCGTCCTCCTGGCCCCGGCCTTCTGGAGGGGATGAGCCCGGTGCCCGGGGCTTCCCGGCCGCGCAAGCACAAAACACAGGGAGGGGTAGTGCGCAATGTATGATCTCGTAATCATCGGCGGCGGGCCCGCCGGGCTCACGGCCGGCATTTACGCCCAGAGGGCGAGACTCAGGACCCTGCTCGTCGAGAAGGAGTTCGTCGGAGGCCAGATAGCGGTGAGCGACGTCATCGAGAATTACCCGGGTTTTCCGTCCATAAGCGGCGCGGGCCTCATGGAGAAGTTCGAGGCCCACGCCAAGGGCCTCGGTCTCGAGATAAGGTTCGCCGCCGTGGAGCGCATGGAGGAAGACGGCGATGCGAAGGTCCTCCACACCTCGGAGGGCGAGCTGCGCTCAAAGGCCGTCATCGTGGCGACCGGCGCCAAGCCCCGAAGACTCGGCGTGCCGGGAGAGCGCGAGTTCACCGGCAAGGGCGTGTCCTACTGCGCCACCTGCGACGGTCCCTTCTTCCGGGACCGCCGCGTCATGGTCGTCGGCGGAGGCGATACGGCCGTAAAGGAGGCCGTCTACCTCTCGAAGATCGCCGCAAAGGTCTATATCGTCCACCGCCGCGACGCGCTGCGCGCCGAGAAGATAATCCAGGAAAAGGCCATGGCGGCGGAGAACATCGAGATACTCTGGAGCCACGTGCTGCGCGAGGTCAAGGGCGACGGCACGGGCGTTTCCGGCGCCGTCGTCGAGGACCTCAAGAGCTCGCAGAGACGGGAGATACCCCTCCACGGCGTCTTCGTCTTCGTTGGCATAAACCCGACGACCGACTTCATCGACGTGGAGAAGGACGACCGCGGCTTCATCGTCACGGACCGCAACCTCGAGACCTCGCGCAAGGGTGTCTTCGCCGCCGGCGACTGCCGCGACACGCCGCTTCTGCAGGTCTCGACGGCCGTGGGCGACGGCGCCCTCGCCGCCTTCGCGGCCGGGGCCTACATCGAGTCTCTGCGATGAAGAAGGCCTGAGGGAGCCCTCCCGTAAAAGAGAGCCCGCTCCCGCAGCCTGCGCGGCGGTCCCCGTGAGGTTCGGGCCGCAAGGGCGTGAAAATCCCGCCCGGCGCGGCCCGAACCTCACGGGGACCGCCGCATATGCGGACAACATGCAAGTGGCTGACGCGGGTCCGGGGCCCTTGCGCGGAGGGTTTCCACCGAGGCAACCGAATCGGACGAGCTTGGCGGATATGGAGAGGATAGTGGTATCGCTCGGCGGCAACGCCATTGTCCGCCGCGGCGAGCGCGGGACCATAGACGAGCAGTTCGAGAACGCCAGGGTCTCCATGTCCTTTGTGGCCCGCATGG contains:
- a CDS encoding HEAT repeat domain-containing protein; protein product: MMKISRTLLPYVSRDTPRNERLRAARALVPMSLEERLTALCVLARDGDDEVRREARNTLAAVPEAVLASALEDGGLDPEVASMLRELHGGLAAGGAAAPGGPADGTPGRGEKAGDAGKGGSDAPRELTLQKEHLSDEELRNVYKLVGSLSMAEKIKLAMTGNKEARELLIKDSNKMVALSVLKNPRITDQEILRVASDKSASDDVLRAIARTKEWLKSYPIKHALVLNPKTPPHIAMKLVDHLYEKDLAKLAKSRNVPGIVAATARRRLEAKKH
- a CDS encoding deoxyribonuclease IV, giving the protein MRRRSTEAPLGVHVSIAGGVHRAVERAEGLGCDAFQLFGRNPRAWTFGEPPQEEIAAFREARARGGLRVAALHTSYLINLCSPEQTFFERSARLLASELGTAAALGCEFVVTHLGSHKGAGVDFAVGRCVEAVRRAVDAAGDGGAGGPLLLVENTAGSGTQMGGPLREIGRVIEELERVGVEAGLCLDTCHAWAAGYPLKTGEDAERLAGEIEAAMGLERVALAHLNDSKGELGSRLDRHEHIGRGAIGEEGLRAFLEHPFFGGVPLVLETPKKDEDDDRRNLETVRELRGRRS
- the trkA gene encoding Trk system potassium transporter TrkA, whose translation is MRVIIIGAGVVGYTIAKKLSLEGQDVVLIEKDEKRVREIQESLDARIVQGSGSSPRVLVDAGIERAEMVIAVTDSDEVNMIASLIAGTQTRVPKMIARIRNPEYTSYTKIFEREYLGLDLNINPEKVAAERVLRIIEFPGAVDVVDFVDGRLKLVGCRISERWEHPDKTLRELNAIGPEEKIRVVAVYRGSETIIPRGDTVLMPGDLVFSVAYADEAHGLLDILGASGKNGHKLFIVGGGDVGYYIAAAMESTGYQVKIVERDERRCAFLAENLDRTIVIAGDGTDQDLLMEENVSDASTFIAVTNDEEANILTSLLAKRLGSRRCITLIDKPEYLSMVSTIGIDVAVSPRLCSVSGILQYVRRGKILSVTALMEERVEAIETVAMETSDIVGRPIREIRFPRGAIIGAVVRDDEIIMPGGDTVIAPGDKVVIFALRKTIAKVEKMLMVKPEFF
- a CDS encoding TrkH family potassium uptake protein translates to MLAPLLVAVVYNDGDAQAFVKSCVVSGALGAALFVAFRGGPVEVGHREGFVIVALSWISTVLVSSLPFVFSGVFPSFVDSLFETTSGITTTGASVVSHIEGLPHGILFWRSMTHWLGGIGIVVLSLAVLPLLGIGGMQLYKSEASVVSAEKFAPRVKEMARIIVIVYLVLSFALLVFLVMAGMGIFDAFIHTFGTIATGGYSDKNISVEYFNNPHIEAVIIVFMVVGATNFSLHYRFFHEGYRVYTRDDEFRFYVTVMAVATLVVTFDIAGARFEGFFTALRHGLFQVVSIMTTTGYSTDDFGSWPFLSQMVLFSLMFFGGSAGSTTGAIKCIRLVLLVKIGYREIYRLIHPHAVAPVKLGGKVIPPEVVSAVMGFTFLYITVFMVTSLLLTALGLDILTAISSSAATLGNIGPGLAAAGPASNYAAVPEPGKWLLIFNMLLGRLELYTLLVLLAPAFWRG
- the trxB gene encoding thioredoxin-disulfide reductase; translation: MYDLVIIGGGPAGLTAGIYAQRARLRTLLVEKEFVGGQIAVSDVIENYPGFPSISGAGLMEKFEAHAKGLGLEIRFAAVERMEEDGDAKVLHTSEGELRSKAVIVATGAKPRRLGVPGEREFTGKGVSYCATCDGPFFRDRRVMVVGGGDTAVKEAVYLSKIAAKVYIVHRRDALRAEKIIQEKAMAAENIEILWSHVLREVKGDGTGVSGAVVEDLKSSQRREIPLHGVFVFVGINPTTDFIDVEKDDRGFIVTDRNLETSRKGVFAAGDCRDTPLLQVSTAVGDGALAAFAAGAYIESLR